A stretch of Argiope bruennichi chromosome 10, qqArgBrue1.1, whole genome shotgun sequence DNA encodes these proteins:
- the LOC129989066 gene encoding gastrula zinc finger protein XlCGF62.1-like, which produces MEACSNANETYEMSDPCVETFSSDTNIKILTSRKDKPFKCDVCAKAFSQKQQLKRHCSIHTNEKPFICDICGKAFRLKFILTNHYLIHNDEKPFVCDCGKAFFQKSALNRHYLAHKNENAFVCNMCGKTFSDKGVFSLHYRTHTNEKPFVCDLCDKAYVCKYDLKIHYRSHTNEKPFVCDICGKAFARKNRLNEHGRTHTDERPYACNKCDKRFSRTSHLNAHYRRH; this is translated from the coding sequence ATGGAGGCTTGCAGCAATGCAAATGAGACATATGAAATGAGTGATCCATGTGTGGAGACATTTAGTAGtgatacaaatatcaaaattctaacTTCTAGGAAGGACAAACCTTTCAAATGTGATGTATGTGCTAAGGCATTTTCTCAGAAACAGCAATTGAAACGCCATTGTAGTATACACACAAATGAGAAACCTTTTATTTGTGATATATGTGGCAAGGCATTTcgtctgaaatttattttaactaaccaTTATCTTATTCATAATGACGAAAAGCCATTTGTTTGTGACTGTGGCAAagcattttttcagaaaagtgCTTTAAACCGGCATTATCTTGCTCATAAAAACGAAAATGCCTTTGTATGTAATATGTGTGGTAAGACATTTTCCGATAAAGGTGTTTTCAGTTTGCATTATCgtactcatacaaatgaaaaaccatTTGTTTGTGATTTGTGTGATAAAGCATATGTTTGCAAATATGATTTGAAGATTCACTATCGttctcatacaaatgaaaaacctttTGTTTGTGACATTTGTGGCAAGGCATTTGCTCGTAAAAATCGTTTAAACGAGCATGGTCGTACTCATACTGATGAAAGACCCTATGCTTGTAATAAATGCGATAAAAGGTTTTCTCGTACAAGTCATTTAAATGCACACTACCGTCGTCATTGA